The following are encoded together in the Astyanax mexicanus isolate ESR-SI-001 chromosome 8, AstMex3_surface, whole genome shotgun sequence genome:
- the sox32 gene encoding SRY-box transcription factor 32, whose amino-acid sequence MKLSSVEVMQLEQPEPFPQSPQSGESELSCSSPDGKAPRVRRPLNAFIIWTKEERRRLAQLNPELENTDLSKILGKTWKAMSLAEKRPYMQEAERLRVQHTIDHPNYKYRPRRRKSNRRSTKTPPSDSSTSPNLQLNYMLHNQAFYYPYTPSNTISDSYPHPHSLAFPSHPTAAPSGATFPNGGLSFSDGTAFLNSSLAYPQQAMYSAEPPLYYSSQHAEQHRADHWDWRGTEVCGCALCSGGPSLEFYLEQVRVDMLDQLDRSEFDRYLNPVPL is encoded by the exons ATGAAGTTGTCCAGTGTTGAGGTGATGCAGCTGGAGCAGCCAGAGCCGTTTCCCCAGAGCCCACAGTCCGGGGAGTCCGAGCTCAGCTGCTCGAGCCCTGACGGCAAAGCCCCCCGAGTGAGGAGACCCCTGAACGCCTTCATCATCTGGACCAAGGAGGAACGCAGGAGGCTGGCCCAACTCAACCCTGAGCTGGAGAACACTGACCTCAGCAAGATACTTG GTAAGACCTGGAAGGCCATGTCCCTGGCTGAGAAGCGACCATACATGCAAGAGGCAGAGAGGCTGAGGGTCCAGCACACCATTGATCACCCCAACTACAAGTACCGTCCTCGCAGACGCAAGAGCAACAGACGCAGTACCAAAACCCCACCAAGTGACTCCAGCACCTCCCCTAACCTCCAACTCAACTACATGCTCCACAACCAGGCCTTCTATTACCCATACACACCCTCAAACACCATCTCTGACTCTTACCCACACCCGCACAGTCTGGCTTTCCCCAGTCATCCCACAGCAGCTCCAAGTGGAGCAACGTTTCCCAACGGTGGACTATCTTTCTCAGACGGAACAGCCTTCTTGAACTCCTCTTTGGCGTATCCCCAGCAGGCCATGTACTCAGCAGAGCCTCCACTGTACTACAGTTCCCAGCATGCAGAGCAGCACAGAGCAGACCACTGGGACTGGCGAGGGACCGAAGTGTGTGGGTGTGCTCTGTGTTCAGGCGGCCCATCGCTGGAGTTCTATCTAGAGCAGGTTCGAGTGGACATGCTGGACCAACTGGACCGAAGTGAATTTGACCGTTACCTCAATCCAGTACCACTTTAA